A window from Plectropomus leopardus isolate mb chromosome 3, YSFRI_Pleo_2.0, whole genome shotgun sequence encodes these proteins:
- the fnbp1l gene encoding formin-binding protein 1-like isoform X1 produces the protein MSWGTELWDQFDNLDKHTQWGIDFLERYAKFVKERLEVEQNYAKQLRNLVKKYCPKRSKDEEPRFTSCLSFYSVLNELNDYAGQREVVAEEMAHKVYGELMRYSQDLKAERKHHLQEGRKAQQYLDHCWKQMDNSKKKFERECKEAEKSQITYDRLDNDINATKSEVEKAKAQFYLRTHMADESKNEYAAQLQNFNAEQWKHFNNAIPHIFKNLQDMDERRTVKLGETYRSFAEAERRVIPIISKCLDGMVSAAKAVDMRKDSSIVVESFKSGFDPPGDFPFEDFSQNLSRTGSDGTISNTPKGERDRDGAPGPRQDPKHPMSRTKNKLWLFGKKPKAPSLEDFSHLPPEQRRKRLQHRIDELSKELQKEMDQRDALNKMKDVYEKNPQMGDPNSLQPKISETICNMEKLRSEIHKNETWLSEVEGKQSSRGDRRHSADNHHHTPQGRESPEGSYTDDTSQEHHKPQQRSSPPQPGQPNPDPHEFDDEFDDDDPLPVIGHCKALYSFDGQNEGTLVMAEDEVLYIIEEDKGDGWTRARKQSGEEGYVPTSYVEITMEKNSKGAVTYI, from the exons GACCAGTTTGATAATCTGGACAAACACACTCAGTGGGGGATCGACTTTCTGGAGCGCTACGCAAAGTTTGTCAAGGAGAGGCTGGAAGTAGAGCAAAACTACGCCAAGCAGCTacg GAACTTGGTGAAGAAATACTGCCCAAAACGCTCTAAAGATGAGGAGCCAAG GTTCACATCATGTCTGTCCTTCTACTCCGTACTGAATGAACTCAATGACTATGCCGGTCAGAGGGAGGTGGTGGCGGAGGAGATGGCTCACAAAGTGTATGGAGAGCTGATGAGGTACAGCCAGGACCTCAAAGCTGAGAGGAAGCAT CACCTACAGGAGGGCAGGAAGGCTCAGCAGTATTTGGATCATTGCTGGAAACAGATGGACAAC agTAAAAAGAAGTTTGAGAGAGAGTGTAAAGAAGCAGAGAAGTCCCAGATAACCTACGATCGGTTAGATAATGACATCAACGCTACCAAATCGGAGGTGGAGAAG GCCAAAGCCCAGTTCTACCTGCGCACTCACATGGCTGATGAGAGTAAGAACGAGTACGCTGCTCAGCTGCAGAACTTCAACGCAGAGCAGTGGAAACATTTCAACAACGCCATACCACACAtcttcaag AATCTGCAGGACATGGACGAACGCCGAACGGTGAAGCTCGGAGAGACGTACCGGAGCTTTGCCGAGGCCGAGCGAAGAGTCATTCCAATCATCTCAAAATGTCTAGATGGAATGGTTTCTGCTGCCAAAGCTGTCGATATGCGAAAG GATTCATCCATCGTTGTGGAGTCGTTTAAATCAGGCTTCGATCCTCCAGGCGACTTCCCCTTCGAAGACTTCAGTCAAAATTTGAGCAGAACAGGTTCAGATGGGACCATCAGCAACACACccaaaggagagagagacagagatggggCCCCGGGGCCACGACAAGACCCAAAACACCCCATGAGCAGAACCAAGAACAAACTGTGGCTGTTTGGGAAGAAACCAAAG GCCCCATCTTTGGAGGATTTCAGCCACTTACCCCccgagcagaggaggaagaggctgCAGCACAGGATCGACGAACTCAGCAAAGAGCTCCAGAAAGAGATGGATCAGAG AGACGCCCTGAACAAGATGAAGGATGTGTACGAGAAGAATCCACAGATGGGAGACCCCAACAGCTTGCAGCCCAAAATATCAGAGACCATATGCAACATGGAGAAACTGCGCTCGGAAATTCACAAAAACGAG ACTTGGTTATCTGAGGTGGAGGGAAAGCAGAGCTCCAGAGGTGACAGAAGACACAGCGCTGACAACCACCATCACACTCCTCAAGGCAGGGAGAG TCCTGAGGGCAGTTACACAGACGACACCAGTCAGGAGCATCACAAACCTCAGCAGCGCTCCAGTCCTCCACAGCCCGGGCAACCCAACCCCGACCCGCACGAGTTTGATGACGAATTCGATGACGACGACCCGCTGCCCGTCATCGGACACTGCAAAGCGCTCTACTCCTTCGATG gTCAGAATGAGGGGACACTGGTGATGGCAGAAGATGAG GTGTTGTACATCATCGAGGAGGATAAGGGCGACGGCTGGACGAGGGCGAGGAAGCAGAGCGGAGAGGAAGGCTACGTCCCCACCTCCTACGTAGAAATCACcatggagaaaaacagcaaaggtGCTGTCACCTACATCTGA
- the fnbp1l gene encoding formin-binding protein 1-like isoform X2, translated as MSWGTELWDQFDNLDKHTQWGIDFLERYAKFVKERLEVEQNYAKQLRNLVKKYCPKRSKDEEPRFTSCLSFYSVLNELNDYAGQREVVAEEMAHKVYGELMRYSQDLKAERKHHLQEGRKAQQYLDHCWKQMDNSKKKFERECKEAEKSQITYDRLDNDINATKSEVEKAKAQFYLRTHMADESKNEYAAQLQNFNAEQWKHFNNAIPHIFKNLQDMDERRTVKLGETYRSFAEAERRVIPIISKCLDGMVSAAKAVDMRKDSSIVVESFKSGFDPPGDFPFEDFSQNLSRTGSDGTISNTPKGERDRDGAPGPRQDPKHPMSRTKNKLWLFGKKPKAPSLEDFSHLPPEQRRKRLQHRIDELSKELQKEMDQRDALNKMKDVYEKNPQMGDPNSLQPKISETICNMEKLRSEIHKNETWLSEVEGKQSSRGDRRHSADNHHHTPQGRESPEGSYTDDTSQEHHKPQQRSSPPQPGQPNPDPHEFDDEFDDDDPLPVIGHCKALYSFDGQNEGTLVMAEDEVLYIIEEDKGDGWTRARKQSGEEGYVPTSYVEITMEKNSKGS; from the exons GACCAGTTTGATAATCTGGACAAACACACTCAGTGGGGGATCGACTTTCTGGAGCGCTACGCAAAGTTTGTCAAGGAGAGGCTGGAAGTAGAGCAAAACTACGCCAAGCAGCTacg GAACTTGGTGAAGAAATACTGCCCAAAACGCTCTAAAGATGAGGAGCCAAG GTTCACATCATGTCTGTCCTTCTACTCCGTACTGAATGAACTCAATGACTATGCCGGTCAGAGGGAGGTGGTGGCGGAGGAGATGGCTCACAAAGTGTATGGAGAGCTGATGAGGTACAGCCAGGACCTCAAAGCTGAGAGGAAGCAT CACCTACAGGAGGGCAGGAAGGCTCAGCAGTATTTGGATCATTGCTGGAAACAGATGGACAAC agTAAAAAGAAGTTTGAGAGAGAGTGTAAAGAAGCAGAGAAGTCCCAGATAACCTACGATCGGTTAGATAATGACATCAACGCTACCAAATCGGAGGTGGAGAAG GCCAAAGCCCAGTTCTACCTGCGCACTCACATGGCTGATGAGAGTAAGAACGAGTACGCTGCTCAGCTGCAGAACTTCAACGCAGAGCAGTGGAAACATTTCAACAACGCCATACCACACAtcttcaag AATCTGCAGGACATGGACGAACGCCGAACGGTGAAGCTCGGAGAGACGTACCGGAGCTTTGCCGAGGCCGAGCGAAGAGTCATTCCAATCATCTCAAAATGTCTAGATGGAATGGTTTCTGCTGCCAAAGCTGTCGATATGCGAAAG GATTCATCCATCGTTGTGGAGTCGTTTAAATCAGGCTTCGATCCTCCAGGCGACTTCCCCTTCGAAGACTTCAGTCAAAATTTGAGCAGAACAGGTTCAGATGGGACCATCAGCAACACACccaaaggagagagagacagagatggggCCCCGGGGCCACGACAAGACCCAAAACACCCCATGAGCAGAACCAAGAACAAACTGTGGCTGTTTGGGAAGAAACCAAAG GCCCCATCTTTGGAGGATTTCAGCCACTTACCCCccgagcagaggaggaagaggctgCAGCACAGGATCGACGAACTCAGCAAAGAGCTCCAGAAAGAGATGGATCAGAG AGACGCCCTGAACAAGATGAAGGATGTGTACGAGAAGAATCCACAGATGGGAGACCCCAACAGCTTGCAGCCCAAAATATCAGAGACCATATGCAACATGGAGAAACTGCGCTCGGAAATTCACAAAAACGAG ACTTGGTTATCTGAGGTGGAGGGAAAGCAGAGCTCCAGAGGTGACAGAAGACACAGCGCTGACAACCACCATCACACTCCTCAAGGCAGGGAGAG TCCTGAGGGCAGTTACACAGACGACACCAGTCAGGAGCATCACAAACCTCAGCAGCGCTCCAGTCCTCCACAGCCCGGGCAACCCAACCCCGACCCGCACGAGTTTGATGACGAATTCGATGACGACGACCCGCTGCCCGTCATCGGACACTGCAAAGCGCTCTACTCCTTCGATG gTCAGAATGAGGGGACACTGGTGATGGCAGAAGATGAG GTGTTGTACATCATCGAGGAGGATAAGGGCGACGGCTGGACGAGGGCGAGGAAGCAGAGCGGAGAGGAAGGCTACGTCCCCACCTCCTACGTAGAAATCACcatggagaaaaacagcaaag